From the genome of Candidatus Hydrogenedentota bacterium:
CGGCAGGCACTCGTCCGTTATCGCGGAGAAACCCAGCACGCGCAGGCCGGCGTGCACCGCCACAATCACCTCCGGCACCGTGCTCATGCCGACGGCGTCCGCGCCGATTGCCCGCATGAACCGGTATTCGGCGCGCGTCTCCAGGCAGGGGCCCGTCACGGCCAGATACACGCCGCGCTGCAGCCGGACACCCTGCGCGAGGGCGATCTCCTCAGCCAGGCGTATGAGTTCTCCGTTGTAGGGTTCGGACATGTCGGGGAAACGCGGCCCGAGCCGGTCGTCATTCGGGCCAATGAGCGGATTGTCGCCCATAAGGTTGATATGGTCCGTAATCACCATGAGGTCGCCGGCGGAGAACTGGGGGTTCATGCCGCCCGCGGCGTTTGACACAAGCAGCGTGTCAATGCCAAGGGCCTTCGCCACGCGCACGGGAAAGGTAACCTGCTGCATGGTGTAGCCTTCGTAGAAATGGAAGCGGCCGGACAAGGCTACGACAGGCTTGTTTCCAAGGTTGCCGAGCACCAGTTCCCCGGCATGGGTGTCCTGCGTGCACACGGGGAAGTGGGGAACCTCCTGGTAAGGGATTCGCACGGCGCCGTCTATGACGTCCGCCAGCGAACCCANNNNNNNNNNNNNNNNNNNNNNNNNNNNNNNNNNNNNNNNNNNNNNNNNNNNNNNNNNNNNNNNNNNNNNNNNNNNNNNNNNNNNNNNNNNNNNNNNNNNGGCAGCACGGTGTCAATCACGCCGAGTTCCTTCAGATTCGCCGCGGTTACTTTCATGGCCGCCGCGGCGAGCTCGCGCTTCTCGACATCATGCCACAAGATTTCCGCGCAGCGTTCGGGGGGGCAAATCATGTAGACGGCATACTCGAACATGGCTACCCAGTCGGCCATGGCAACGGCGAGTGCGCCACCGCTGCCGCCCTCGCTGAGCACTATGGCGCAAATGGGAACTCGCAGCCCGGCACAGGCAAGCAGGTTGCCGGCGATGGCGGGACCTTGGCCGAACTTTTCCGCCTCGATACCCGGATGGGCGGCCGGCGTGTCCACAAAGGTCACTATCGGGTGTCCCAGACGTTCGGCCAGCCGGAAAATGCGCAGCGCCTTTCGATATCCCCACGGGTGGGCCATGCCAAAATTGCGCCGTATTTTCTCGTCCGTCGATACACCCTTCTGCTGGCCGGCAACAAAAATCGTCTTTCCCCGGAAACGCGCCACCCCGCATACCATGGCAAGGTCGTCGCCGACGGCTCTGTCCCCATGAAGTTCAATGAAATCGTCCAGAATGCGCGAGGTATAGTCGAGCATCCGGGGACGCTGCGGGTGGCGGGCCAACTGGACGCGCTGCCATGGCGTGAGATTAGCGTACACCTCGCCCCGCTGCCGCTCGAGCTCGGCCTCAAGTATATGCCGCTCCTCTTCAGATGCGGCCTCTTTGAGCCGTTCCTGAAGGTTCGTAAGCTC
Proteins encoded in this window:
- a CDS encoding purine-nucleoside phosphorylase, with protein sequence GSLADVIDGAVRIPYQEVPHFPVCTQDTHAGELVLGNLGNKPVVALSGRFHFYEGYTMQQVTFPVRVAKALGIDTLLVSNAAGGMNPQFSAGDLMVITDHINLMGDNPLIGPNDDRLGPRFPDMSEPYNGELIRLAEEIALAQGVRLQRGVYLAVTGPCLETRAEYRFMRAIGADAVGMSTVPEVIVAVHAGLRVLGFSAITDECLPDALAPVDIAKIIATANAVEPILTRIVTECVARL
- the accA gene encoding acetyl-CoA carboxylase carboxyl transferase subunit alpha, which produces MAVIDQTLPFERELTNLQERLKEAASEEERHILEAELERQRGEVYANLTPWQRVQLARHPQRPRMLDYTSRILDDFIELHGDRAVGDDLAMVCGVARFRGKTIFVAGQQKGVSTDEKIRRNFGMAHPWGYRKALRIFRLAERLGHPIVTFVDTPAAHPGIEAEKFGQGPAIAGNLLACAGLRVPICAIVLSEGGSGGALAVAMADWVAMFEYAVYMICPPERCAEILWHDVEKRELAAAAMKVTAANLKELGVIDTVLP